Proteins found in one Pseudorasbora parva isolate DD20220531a chromosome 11, ASM2467924v1, whole genome shotgun sequence genomic segment:
- the chrm1a gene encoding muscarinic acetylcholine receptor M1, whose product MITLITIPLSLITIIGNVLVMISFRVNPLLRTVSNYFLLSLAVADFILGAISMNLYTTYILIGQWTLGNLACDVWLAVDYVASNASVMNLLAISVDRYLSVMRPLTYRATRTPRRAAVLITLAWTVSFVLWAPAILFWQYIVGERTVPECQCSIQFLSQPVITFGTAIAAFYLPVSVMVALYWRVYRETEKRSQQLAGLIASQGGRTGNASQRSCHSNSRSVEDVRPQTDQKRHRKGQRTICPTITQRTAAWWKKRRERDETSNSYSTHIYPQMGTDHISSRTDDNNKYIPLVRMDKTAVNNQSMLSCPSGSQNSLNSATSPSSTSAAQPSALSLTTGQQGRRARTSCLIREKKAARTLSAILLAFIVTWTPYNIMVLVSTFCDDCVPEGLWQLGYWLCYVNSTVNPLCYALCNKHFRVTFKALLLCRWKEHKKGIRWTPTGNG is encoded by the exons ATGATCACTCTTATAACCATTCCACTCTCTCTCATCACCATCATAGGCAACGTCCTGGTTATGATCTCTTTTCGGGTCAACCCACTCCTGAGGACAGTGAGCAACTACTTCCTCTTAAGCTTGGCCGTGGCTGATTTCATTTTGGGCGCCATCTCGATGAACCTCTACACTACCTACATCCTGATTGGCCAGTGGACTTTAGGAAATTTGGCCTGTGATGTGTGGTTAGCTGTGGACTATGTGGCAAGCAATGCCTCTGTTATGAACCTGCTGGCCATTAGTGTCGACCGCTATCTCTCTGTCATGCGACCTCTGACCTATCGAGCCACTCGAACACCCAGAAGAGCTGCGGTGCTGATTACTCTGGCATGGACCGTCTCGTTTGTGCTTTGGGCTCCAGCCATTTTGTTCTGGCAGTATATAGTGGGCGAACGGACCGTTCCAGAATGCCAGTGCTCAATCCAGTTCCTGTCTCAGCCTGTGATCACATTTGGAACAGCTATCGCTGCATTTTACCTGCCAGTAAGTGTTATGGTTGCGTTGTACTGGCGTGTGTATCGAGAGACAGAGAAGCGCTCTCAGCAGCTAGCTGGACTGATAGCATCACAGGGAGGACGTACTGGAAACGCATCTCAG AGATCTTGTCACAGCAATTCTCGCAGTGTTGAAGATGTCAGACCACAAACAGACCAGAAGAGACACAGGAAGGGCCAAAGGACCATCTGTCCCACCATCACCCAACGAACAGCAGCGTGGTGGAAGAAACGAAGGGAGAGGGACGAGACGTCCAACTCATATTCTACACACATCTATCCACAGATGGGCACGGACCACATTTCATCAAGAACAGACgacaataataaatacattccACTTGTTCGAATGGATAAAACTGCAGTCAATAATCAATCCATGCTGAGCTGTCCGTCAGGAAGTCAGAATTCGCTTAATTCGGCTACGAGTCCCTCAAGCACAAGTGCTGCTCAGCCTTCTGCTCTGTCTCTGACCACAGGCCAGCAGGGCCGGAGAGCTCGGACCTCATGTCTGATCAGGGAGAAGAAAGCGGCCCGGACCCTCAGTGCCATTCTCCTGGCTTTCATTGTAACATGGACACCCTATAACATCATGGTTCTAGTGTCCACGTTTTGTGACGACTGCGTTCCTGAGGGGCTGTGGCAGCTGGGCTACTGGCTCTGCTACGTCAACAGCACAGTCAACCCTCTGTGCTACGCGCTCTGTAACAAGCACTTCCGGGTCACGTTCAAGGCCCTGCTGCTCTGTAGGTGGAAGGAGCACAAGAAGGGGATCAGGTGGACCCCAACAGGAAATGGCTGA
- the dpf2l gene encoding D4, zinc and double PHD fingers family 2, like isoform X2: MATAVENIVKVLGEQYYKDALEQCHSYNARLCAERSILMPFLDSQTGVAQSNCYIWMEKRHRSAGTAPGQLYTYPARRWRKKRRAHPPEDPALVFPPLKSAELELGLKKDVLGPLDGSSLEALLKGEPLDKRVTTELRPPEEETSLAEITGTSTASSHSGSTRIRKRILEPEEYLDDLDDEDFEEETPKRRGKGKSKGRGVGNGKKKLEAAAAAQEDRDKPYACDICGKRYKNRPGLSYHYTHSHLADEEGEDKEEPEIHTPAPPEEPKTPKKGPNGLALPNDYCDFCLGDSNMNQKTGQSEELVSCSDCGRSGHPSCLQFTAVMMAAVKTYRWQCIECKCCNVCGTSENDDQLLFCDDCDRGYHMYCLSPPMSDPPEGSWSCHLCLALLKDKASIYQSQNPAME, from the exons ATGGCGACTGCCGTGGAGAATATCGTTAAAGT ACTTGGAGAACAGTACTATAAAGATGCATTGGAACAGTGTCATAGTTATAACGCCCGGCTGTGTGCCGAGAGGAGCATCCTCATGCCCTTCCTGGACTCCCAGACTGGAGTCGCTCAAAGCAACTGCTACATTTGGATGGAGAAGAGACACAGGAGTGCAG GTACAGCACCAGGACAGCTGTACACATACCCTGCCCGGCGCTGGAGGAAGAAAAGGAGAGCTCACCCACCAGAGGACCCTGCTCTGGTTTTTCCTCCACTTAAATCTG CTGAGCTGGAGCTGGGACTAAAAAAAGATGTGTTGGGCCCACTGGACGGGAGCAGTCTGGAAGCCTTGCTGAAAGGAGAGCCGCTGGATAAACGAGTGACCACGGAGCTCAGACCACCTGAGGAAGAAACCAGTCTGGCTGAGATCACTGGAACCAGTACGGCCAGCAGCCACAGCGGCTCCACACGCATCAGGAAG AGAATCCTTGAGCCTGAAGAATACTTAGATGATCTTGACGATGAAGATTTCGAGGAGGAAACTCCAAAAAGACGAGGAAAAGGAAAGTCTAAG GGTCGAGGAGTTGGGAATGGAAAGAAGAAATTGGAAGCTGCTGCAGCTGCCCAGGAAGATCGAGACAAACCGTATGCTTGTGACA TCTGTGGGAAACGGTATAAGAACAGACCAGGCTTGAGTTACCACTACACTCACTCTCACCTGGCTGATGAGGAGGGAGAAGACAAAGAAGAACCAGAGATTCACACCCCTGCACCACCAGAGGAACCCAAGA CCCCTAAAAAAGGACCAAATGGCCTGGCATTACCCAATGACTATTGTGACTTCTGCCTGGGTGACTCCAACATGAACCAGAAAACTGGCCAGTCTGAAGAGCTGGTGTCCTGCTCTGACTGTGGACGTTCAG GACACCCTTCGTGCCTGCAGTTCACGGCCGTGATGATGGCAGCTGTGAAGACTTACCGCTGGCAGTGCATTGAGTGCAAGTGCTGCAATGTTTGTGGCACATCTGAGAATGAC GACCAGCTTCTGTTCTGTGATGACTGTGACAGAGGATACCACATGTACTGCCTCAGCCCTCCCATGTCAGACCCTCCAGAAG GAAGCTGGAGTTGCCATCTGTGTCTGGCTCTTCTGAAGGACAAGGCCTCTATTTACCAGAGCCAGAACCCCGCAATGGAGTGA
- the dpf2l gene encoding D4, zinc and double PHD fingers family 2, like isoform X1 — translation MATAVENIVKVLGEQYYKDALEQCHSYNARLCAERSILMPFLDSQTGVAQSNCYIWMEKRHRSAGTAPGQLYTYPARRWRKKRRAHPPEDPALVFPPLKSAELELGLKKDVLGPLDGSSLEALLKGEPLDKRVTTELRPPEEETSLAEITGTSTASSHSGSTRIRKRILEPEEYLDDLDDEDFEEETPKRRGKGKSKGRGVGNGKKKLEAAAAAQEDRDKPYACDICGKRYKNRPGLSYHYTHSHLADEEGEDKEEPEIHTPAPPEEPKTPKKGPNGLALPNDYCDFCLGDSNMNQKTGQSEELVSCSDCGRSGHPSCLQFTAVMMAAVKTYRWQCIECKCCNVCGTSENDVSLLTLSLKQTPLNRTHFLMCLNPLSQDQLLFCDDCDRGYHMYCLSPPMSDPPEGSWSCHLCLALLKDKASIYQSQNPAME, via the exons ATGGCGACTGCCGTGGAGAATATCGTTAAAGT ACTTGGAGAACAGTACTATAAAGATGCATTGGAACAGTGTCATAGTTATAACGCCCGGCTGTGTGCCGAGAGGAGCATCCTCATGCCCTTCCTGGACTCCCAGACTGGAGTCGCTCAAAGCAACTGCTACATTTGGATGGAGAAGAGACACAGGAGTGCAG GTACAGCACCAGGACAGCTGTACACATACCCTGCCCGGCGCTGGAGGAAGAAAAGGAGAGCTCACCCACCAGAGGACCCTGCTCTGGTTTTTCCTCCACTTAAATCTG CTGAGCTGGAGCTGGGACTAAAAAAAGATGTGTTGGGCCCACTGGACGGGAGCAGTCTGGAAGCCTTGCTGAAAGGAGAGCCGCTGGATAAACGAGTGACCACGGAGCTCAGACCACCTGAGGAAGAAACCAGTCTGGCTGAGATCACTGGAACCAGTACGGCCAGCAGCCACAGCGGCTCCACACGCATCAGGAAG AGAATCCTTGAGCCTGAAGAATACTTAGATGATCTTGACGATGAAGATTTCGAGGAGGAAACTCCAAAAAGACGAGGAAAAGGAAAGTCTAAG GGTCGAGGAGTTGGGAATGGAAAGAAGAAATTGGAAGCTGCTGCAGCTGCCCAGGAAGATCGAGACAAACCGTATGCTTGTGACA TCTGTGGGAAACGGTATAAGAACAGACCAGGCTTGAGTTACCACTACACTCACTCTCACCTGGCTGATGAGGAGGGAGAAGACAAAGAAGAACCAGAGATTCACACCCCTGCACCACCAGAGGAACCCAAGA CCCCTAAAAAAGGACCAAATGGCCTGGCATTACCCAATGACTATTGTGACTTCTGCCTGGGTGACTCCAACATGAACCAGAAAACTGGCCAGTCTGAAGAGCTGGTGTCCTGCTCTGACTGTGGACGTTCAG GACACCCTTCGTGCCTGCAGTTCACGGCCGTGATGATGGCAGCTGTGAAGACTTACCGCTGGCAGTGCATTGAGTGCAAGTGCTGCAATGTTTGTGGCACATCTGAGAATGACGTGAGTCTCCTCACATTATCCCTCAAACAAACCCCCTTAAACAGAACACATTTCTTAATGTGTTTAAATCCTCTTTCCCAGGACCAGCTTCTGTTCTGTGATGACTGTGACAGAGGATACCACATGTACTGCCTCAGCCCTCCCATGTCAGACCCTCCAGAAG GAAGCTGGAGTTGCCATCTGTGTCTGGCTCTTCTGAAGGACAAGGCCTCTATTTACCAGAGCCAGAACCCCGCAATGGAGTGA
- the hnrnpa0a gene encoding heterogeneous nuclear ribonucleoprotein A0a isoform X2, whose amino-acid sequence MTAQMENQLCKLFVGGLNVQTTDDGLRQHFEQYGNLTDCVVVQNQQLKRSRCFGFVTYSSPEEADAAMAARPHVLDGNNVELKRAVAREDAGKPEALAKVKKIFIGGLKDDIEEDHLRDCFSQFGAVEKAEVITDKETGKKRGFGFVYFEDNDSADKAVVLKYHIINGHKVEVKKALTKQEMQAAGSRGGRGGRGGGRGMGRPQNGYGGRGGGYGNYGGGYGGNDGYGGGYGGGYGGGYGDQMEGYGGGNGYNDFGSGYGQQSSGYGPMKEGMQWKDLNKILLPSAAA is encoded by the exons ATGACGGCTCAAATGGAAAACCAACTTTGCAAGCTGTTTGTCGGCGGTCTTAATGTCCAGACCACCGACGATGGGCTGCGACAGCATTTCGAGCAGTACGGGAACCTCACGGACTGCGTGGTTGTGCAGAACCAGCAGCTGAAGCGCTCGCGTTGCTTTGGTTTCGTGACCTACTCGAGCCCGGAGGAGGCAGACGCGGCCATGGCGGCCCGACCTCATGTTCTGGACGGCAACAACGTCGAGCTGAAGAGGGCCGTTGCTCGGGAAGACGCGGGCAAGCCCGAGGCTCTCGCGAAAGTAAAGAAGATATTCATCGGCGGTCTTAAAGACGATATCGAGGAGGATCACCTCCGCGACTGTTTCTCCCAGTTCGGCGCGGTGGAGAAGGCGGAGGTGATCACAGACAAAGAGACTGGCAAGAAGCGCGGCTTCGGCTTTGTGTATTTTGAGGACAACGACTCTGCCGATAAAGCCGTGGTGCTCAAATACCACATTATTAACGGGCATAAAGTGGAAGTGAAGAAAGCCCTGACCAAGCAGGAGATGCAGGCTGCTGGTAGTCGCGGTGGCCGCGGCGGCCGAGGAGGTGGACGGGGGATGGGCAGACCGCAGAACGGCTACGGCGGGCGCGGCGGTGGCTACGGCAACTACGGTGGCGGCTACGGGGGCAACGACGGCTATGGAGGCGGATACGGTGGCGGGTATGGGGGAGGCTATGGTGACCAAATGGAGGGCTACGGCGGTGGTAACGGCTACAATGACTTTGGCAGCGGTTATGGCCAGCAGTCCTCTGGCTATGGCCCAATGAAAG AGGGTATGCAATGGAAGGATTTAAATAAAATCTTACTTCCAAGTGCGGCCGCTTGA
- the hnrnpa0a gene encoding heterogeneous nuclear ribonucleoprotein A0a isoform X1: MTAQMENQLCKLFVGGLNVQTTDDGLRQHFEQYGNLTDCVVVQNQQLKRSRCFGFVTYSSPEEADAAMAARPHVLDGNNVELKRAVAREDAGKPEALAKVKKIFIGGLKDDIEEDHLRDCFSQFGAVEKAEVITDKETGKKRGFGFVYFEDNDSADKAVVLKYHIINGHKVEVKKALTKQEMQAAGSRGGRGGRGGGRGMGRPQNGYGGRGGGYGNYGGGYGGNDGYGGGYGGGYGGGYGDQMEGYGGGNGYNDFGSGYGQQSSGYGPMKGNYSGRSNAPYSRGGGGGGYGRGGYGGSY; the protein is encoded by the coding sequence ATGACGGCTCAAATGGAAAACCAACTTTGCAAGCTGTTTGTCGGCGGTCTTAATGTCCAGACCACCGACGATGGGCTGCGACAGCATTTCGAGCAGTACGGGAACCTCACGGACTGCGTGGTTGTGCAGAACCAGCAGCTGAAGCGCTCGCGTTGCTTTGGTTTCGTGACCTACTCGAGCCCGGAGGAGGCAGACGCGGCCATGGCGGCCCGACCTCATGTTCTGGACGGCAACAACGTCGAGCTGAAGAGGGCCGTTGCTCGGGAAGACGCGGGCAAGCCCGAGGCTCTCGCGAAAGTAAAGAAGATATTCATCGGCGGTCTTAAAGACGATATCGAGGAGGATCACCTCCGCGACTGTTTCTCCCAGTTCGGCGCGGTGGAGAAGGCGGAGGTGATCACAGACAAAGAGACTGGCAAGAAGCGCGGCTTCGGCTTTGTGTATTTTGAGGACAACGACTCTGCCGATAAAGCCGTGGTGCTCAAATACCACATTATTAACGGGCATAAAGTGGAAGTGAAGAAAGCCCTGACCAAGCAGGAGATGCAGGCTGCTGGTAGTCGCGGTGGCCGCGGCGGCCGAGGAGGTGGACGGGGGATGGGCAGACCGCAGAACGGCTACGGCGGGCGCGGCGGTGGCTACGGCAACTACGGTGGCGGCTACGGGGGCAACGACGGCTATGGAGGCGGATACGGTGGCGGGTATGGGGGAGGCTATGGTGACCAAATGGAGGGCTACGGCGGTGGTAACGGCTACAATGACTTTGGCAGCGGTTATGGCCAGCAGTCCTCTGGCTATGGCCCAATGAAAGGTAATTACTCGGGCAGAAGCAACGCTCCTTACTCCcgaggtggtggtggtggtggttacGGCAGGGGGGGTTACGGAGGCTCGTATTAG